The Fusarium fujikuroi IMI 58289 draft genome, chromosome FFUJ_chr05 DNA segment GTGGGTCGCCCTCGAGCTCGTCCGTTTGCTGGTTGAACGTGCGCGCCGAGCGACAAGCAGCGATGtcgccgatgaagaggagtGGAAGAATAACTGGAAGGCTGAGGTCCTTGGTACACTTCCATGGATGCCTCTGTCGGCTCACTGGAGCACTGAAGAAGGGCTGATGCCAGAGCTGATGGTCGCAGCTATTGCTACATGGCCCGCTACCAATATGATGAAGAGTGTGTGGCGCCAGACAGCCTAGAGGGATACGAGACTCGTTGCCATGGAGCTGCCCAACACTTAAATCGATTCTGTACTACTGGGTATACAGGGGCTCACTTGTCAGGATTACAAGGCTTAAGGTGATTGATTGCATAGCAGAGTTCACTTCTAGAAACACGGCATTGATTGGTATGGGATGTCAAAATATACTCAGCAAAggtattttattttaaactcATGCTAAGATatctaagtctttttttgtCATTCAGGATCGGCGTCCTGAGTGTTCCTACCACCACGTTGAAGAAGGCGCGTTAGGCTGACCAGCATAGGTCTGTTGGTAACCATGTGTTGGGTGCAACGTCTGTGACTGGTACTGCATTAGTGAGTACGGCACCTGTGACTGGTATACCTGTTGTTGATGTACCTGTGGTTGGTGTGCTTGTGGCTGATGCACTTGAGGCGGATGCACTTGCGGCTGATGCACTTGCGGTTGGTGCGCTTGTGGCTGGTGCATCTGTGGCTGGTGCATCTGTGACTGGTGCATCTGTGACTGGTGCATCTGTGGCTGGTGCATCTGTGGTTGGTGCATCTGTGACTGATGCATCTGTGACTGGTGTTGGAGTGTCGGATAGCCGATAGAGGCAACCATGCTTGGCATGTAGCTGCCGCCCATTGCTTCCTCAACCGGGGCGCGGAAGTTCTGGCCATTCATGAGCTCGGTGCGAGGGACAACGCCGCGGAGTCTGGGGTCGTCCGAAGGACCAGACAACAGACCTGCCTTGACGTCCTCCacattataatagctaacgAGGTGGTGAGGCACGCCTTGGTAGGTAATGCTGATTGTCTTCTTGACCAGTCCTTGTTCCTTGAAGTCGTACGAGTCGACTAGCGAGCCGACCAGATGGcgctcatcatcactggGCACAGAAGGATACTCATTACCATGTTCGAGGCCTTGTGGGAAAGGGACAGTGTTCCGTTGTCGGGCTTTTGAGATGCCTCCGGATTGCGTGGTTGACTTGCCGTTCCTCCCCCTGGCGCGCTTCTTTTCTCCGGGTGGGAAGGGCTTTTCAAGCTCGCGGTAGAGGAGGTAGTTGCCCAGGATGCGGCTAGGGCTCCATGAGATGCTGTCGGTCCAGCGCTTGATTCCAGAAGCATGCTCTTCGTAGACGAAGATATTGCCactcttgatgagatcttgACGCTCACGGTCATGTGGTCGACGAGGAACATGAGAGAGTGTGCCAGAGAGACATGCCTCAAAAATGAGGAGGGCATCAGTAGTGTCCCGGACGAAACCGACGTACGTCGGTCGAAGTGGCATAGTTCCAGCCATGTTGGAAGAGATGCCCTTCAAGGCTAGAGAGGTAGATGGAGAAGGCAGGGATAGTGGAAGGGTGGTTTGAGTGTGTGTGAGTGATCTTAAACCCTTGGACTTTAAGTCAGTCTTTAAAGAAGAAAGTTCCAAGTCTTAAGTCGAGGATGGCCTGGGTTTTATGTACCAGTCTCGAGCCTCCTCCTGGCGAACACTGCCTTATAACAGGTCGCTGCAGCGAATGAGGCGGAAAGCAATTGAACGCCTGATCGAGCGTTGATTCCAGCCACGAAAGCTGATAGGTCCTTTCCTCTTATCGTGAAAGAAGCCGCACCGAACAATGGGGGGGGGCAGAGTCGACAGCGTAAAATTGCACCAAACAGTGCGTGCAAATGGGTATCACGAGGGCCTTCAACAAAAGGCTATTTGCAAAAGACGAAAGTATTCCAGTTGTGGCAAAAGGGCGGGCGTATTGGAGAGCGTGAGCTGTTTCTTTATTTCACCATAAACTTTCTGGGTGAAGAATATCTGAGAAAATGAGGGCACGACGTAATTGGTTCGAAGCGTGTGTGTATCCTGTTCAAGCGCCAGGTGGCAATGATTGTAAAAGCCAGTTCGTCAAAGTCAACAATAGATGGTCGGCAaaacgaagaagaaaattataaagaataagagAGCAATGTGGATGAAATGTGGTGAAGTGAAGTTGAGGTGTAAGTGGATGGCTTGGATGTAATGTAGTcgaatgcaatgcaatgcactTACCCAAGTAGGCAATCTACACTACAGGGCAGGCTAAAGGCTAGTTGCACTTGCGCTTCCATGGCATAGATGGATGGACTCAAGCTTGGATTTAGGAACGAgcaggtaggtacctagtaaTTCCCTGGGCTTGAATCTGGGGCCCGGCTGGCCTGGCACTTAGGTTGTTGGCTGGCTCCCGTCTGCGTCAACCACATCCTGGGTAGTGTCTGTATCCGGCCTTTCCCTCAGCTTAGATGCCGTTCCATATCCACGCGTGTCATTCATTCacattgccattgccatccaTGTCGTTTGGACCTCCTaggaaggaggaagagagaaatgGAACTGCAAGCAGGTAAGGTGTACCTGGTCCTAACCTCCCTACGGTACCCGCGGCCATCTTTCCAGGGATATTGGGGACAGGTCGGGTCAGTGTCAGTCAGTACGGCAGTCCATACAGGTGGTATTGAGTCGGTAGGGCAGCAAAAAGATGTACGGCAGGGTATGAGCAAGGTACGTACCCGCACGCCCGCCTACGAGGTAGGTGcctgcctcctcctcgactctaccttaccttactaaCTTCAGGTACCTAGGGGTCAGGCCCATTGGAAACGTCCTGAATTCACCATTGGGCAGGTACTTCCGCTGACTGAACAAATACCCCAGTAAAGCCCCTACATCGCGCTGTCGGAGCATGTGCCGAAGTACTTCAAGAGCCTGGCTCCCGTATCGGTACGTGCgtatggtggtggtgtctcACACCTGCTGTTGAAGTGGGTGGTGGCTTTCCGGATCTACTCTAGAGGTAGTTGCGGGCTGTTTGTATGCGGCCGAGAGACCGCGAGCTGTGTCGAGGTcacttaggtaccttacctgcCATCATCTTTGGGGTTCCCTCCAGGTCTGTCTGTGTCTCACTCTAGAAGAATTCGATCGCTATTTGTGCAAGGGCTTGGGCGAATCATTCTCTCAAGATGCTTTCTTCAATTCAAAAGAAGCTCTTCACTATCTAAATTCTAAGATTCAGATCTAGCTAGAGCTGTTCAGCCTTTCTCCAAATCGACGGGAAGCTTAATGCAGTGAAAACTTACATCCCCATCCCCCGTCCCATCCCAGCTGGAACTACCTCACCTCGTCCCTGAAGACGGTACCTCTCCTCATGAGAAGTGCTTTGGAGGTGGATCCAGCTTTGATAGAGACACGCCTGGGGACACATTCCTCACCCCTTGCACCCCTCCTCCCTCCTCCCTTCACCCTCCTTAATGCATCAGTGACGCACTATGCCGTTCTGTCTTGAGAATATTCCATCACAATGCCTCTAGCTATGATTTTCGTCTATCTCGATATGTGTGTGGCATGTATGTGATGTGTCTGATTTGGCGCTGCAGAATAATTCAATCCTCCCTCTCTAACAATACCAT contains these protein-coding regions:
- a CDS encoding pac2-like protein encodes the protein MAGTMPLRPTYVGFVRDTTDALLIFEACLSGTLSHVPRRPHDRERQDLIKSGNIFVYEEHASGIKRWTDSISWSPSRILGNYLLYRELEKPFPPGEKKRARGRNGKSTTQSGGISKARQRNTVPFPQGLEHGNEYPSVPSDDERHLVGSLVDSYDFKEQGLVKKTISITYQGVPHHLVSYYNVEDVKAGLLSGPSDDPRLRGVVPRTELMNGQNFRAPVEEAMGGSYMPSMVASIGYPTLQHQSQMHQSQMHQPQMHQPQMHQSQMHQSQMHQPQMHQPQAHQPQVHQPQVHPPQVHQPQAHQPQYQSQTLHPTHGYQQTYAGQPNAPSSTWW